The nucleotide window ACTCTCTTGCACCAAGTACAAGAGAGCTTTGAATCATGCTGAGTAAAGTAAATCCCTATCTAGCGACTTACTTTATTCACGATTTATTTAGTGGTTTGAGTTACGGTTTCTTGCCCTTTACCGACTTCTGTCAATAGGCCTTTCAACAAGCTCACACAACCAATCAGAAGAATGATCGTAAACGGCAGTGCTGCAATAATCGTAATAGATTGCAGAGCTTGGATTGATTGAGTACCACCAATCCACAACATCACCATTGCGATAGCACCCGAGATAACCGCCCAAACCACTTTCTGTTTCACTGGTACTTCAAGTTTACCACCCGCCGTCATGCCATCGATAACGATAGAACCAGAATCTAGCGTTGTAACGAAGAACACGATGATCAGCGCTACTGCGATAACAGACAGGATGCTACCAAACGGGTAAGCATCTAGCATGTAGAACAAGCTTAGAGATACGTCTGTAATGCCTTGGTCGAGGCCAAGTTGCCCAACATGATTGATCACTTGCTCGATAGCCACCCCACCAAAGATAGACATCCAAGCCGACGTTACCAGTGTTGGGATAATCAATACGCAAAGCAGGAATTCACGAACCGTACGACCCTTAGAAATACGCGCTACGAACATACCGAAAAATGGTGCATACGCAACCCACCATGCCCAGTAGAACACAGTCCAGCCATGCAGCCATGTTGTGTCTTCACGACCAGAGCTTTGGCTCAATGCAATGATGTTTTTCGCATACCCCGTCACAGCAGTAGCGACAGAATCAAGCACAGTTGTGAAGTTCAGAACAGCGATCAGACCAAGGAATACAAACGCAATAACCATGTTCAGGTTACTTAGGAATTTAACACCACCATCCATCCCACGTAGAACAGAGATGATCGCTAAACCCATGATCAGAACAATGATAGATTGCTGGAGGAAGATATTGTTATCCAAACCAAACACGTGGCTGATACCACTTGCTGCCTGTGTACCACCTAAGCCTAGTGAGGTCGCAAGACCAAACAGAGTAACCAGTACCGTTAGTACATCGATCACATCACCAGTTTTGCCCCATACTCGCTCCCCCAAAATTGGGTAGAACACAGAACGCATTGATAGCGGTAAGCCTTTGTTGTAAACAAAATACGCAAGACAAAGTGCCGTCATGCCATAGATAGCCCAAGCATGGAATCCCCAGTGGAATACGGTCGCACCGAGTGCCAGTTCACGACCAGCTGCAGTGAAAGGTTCTGCATCGAGCGGCGTTCCGAACCAGTTCGAGAAGAACGCGGTTGGCTCTGCAACACCCCAGAAAATAAGTCCAATACCCATACCGGCTGCGAATAACATCGCAATCCAAGATGACATGGAATAGTCCGCAGTCGCGTCTTCGCCACCTAAGCGAACTTTACCTAGAGGTGAGAATGCAAGAATAACGGCAAAAACTAACATGATGTTGGCTCCCCACATAAAGAGGAAGTCAAACTTTGATAAAACAGCACCCTTGATAGAATCAATCGCAGCTTTGGCATCTGCAGGAGGAAGAGCAAGAAGAGTGATGATGAAGAGAAGAGATAAGCCTACTGAGGCTACGAAGACGGTGTTATGGACATCCATGCCCCATTTACTGACGTTATCTTGACCGACTTGATAATCAGTAGAATCGATACTGTATTTTTTTGATTTAAAACTCATAAATTATGATGTTCGCATATCCGAATCAACGAATATAAGGACGCTCTCCATATCCAACTACTACTTGATTGGCTCGCCATTTCACAAAAATAAAACGTGATAAAAACCACCGAGCAAGGTGATAAATGGACTTACTAGCTCAATCCCAGGACGAGCATAATAGCACAGCACGAAGCATTTTGACTGAGTTTTCGCTCAATAGTCACCCAAACCACCGTCAATCATGATAGTTGAGGCAATAAAAGCAGAATAAAATAAACAAATAAAAACCTTTAAATACAGCGTATTAAATTAAAATAACGCACCGTAAAATATCATTCAAAGTTTCTACAGATAATTTTAATAACCACCCAATTTACTTATAGCTCTAATAAAAAAGCCCCGCTATAGGGGCGGGGAAAGTTACCAAAGGTAAAAGAGAAATCAGTGTTCAAATGTCAGTGCTGCGTCTCGCAGATCAGCACTGCACATTTCAAAGACAGTACGCTAGATTGCGAAGCAAAAACCGAGGTTATAGTCTTCACCATTTTTCGCCGTGAACTCTTTGTCTTCACTTGATGCATTCGGGCGGCCACTTTCATCGCCTTTTACTAAGCTCACCCAGTGACGGATGCCAGAAGAACGGCTCGCCTCAGTTTGACCAAACGTGGTGCACGTCTCTAATTGGATATCTTGAATATCAACCAACTCCAGGCGGCCAGTGCCTTTACGAGCACCGATTGTCACTTCAACGTGCGTACCGCTTTCATCACGGAATAGGATTGCTGAAGGCTTAGATTTATCACCTGTGTAAGCCACAAAGTGTTTGGCGCGTTTCAGTCCAGTATGTTCGCCATTCTTGAAGTAAACCTGAACGTGTCGGTAATCGATCTCGTAGCTCACTACGTCTTCATGTGAACCCGTCTCTAGAGGAAATAGAGTATCAAGCAACTGTTTCGCCATTTTTTGTTTTTCGAGTTGCTTGTCTGCTTTCACCATTTCGACGGCAAAGACAGCTTCAGCAATAAATGTTGAATGGTTTCTGTGAAGTTCTGTTTTGTCTAGTGTCAGCATATTCATAGTCTATCCCTCGTACGGCTTTAATTTCATTTAGGTCAAACATCCCAATAGACCCTTTTCAAAATTGTTCTTTACTGTGTGGTTTCCATGTTTTTCATACTACTGTTATTTTTGAAACAATTTCACAACAAAAATTACACAGTGTGAATTTTACTAAATTGCTTTTTTACACAAACCGACATTTCGAGCCCCCAGCCCTTTATTTAACTGGGTTGAGGGGTCCGTAGAAACGCGTTTACGTGTTGTTTGAATTTGTGTAATAACCCACCCCAACCAACTTATTGTCGATAACTCGATAGTAAGTGTGCTTAGTTTCCACTTTGCTCGACAACGGATTTAACCATCGATAGGTGTAAACGCCACGGCCATTTTTTTTGGCTAGATTTAACATCTCAGTGAGAATCGGTTTATCGTCAGGACTTAGAATTTCTTTGTGTGAACGCCCAACAAGCTCAGGAGACACGCCATGCGCGAGCAGTTTTCCAGAGCTCATATCCATCACAAACACATACAAGTCCCCTTCTACAAAACTGCCTTCGGTATCATTAAATTCAGTAATGCTGTCTTGCTCAGACTCTACTATTGCGGTCATGGCTCTCGCCAATAATCGCTTAGCTTCTGCAGCACTGGAACGTTCTGGGTAATACCCCACCGCCACGATCACATCGCCGACACGCTCGAAGAAAGTGGTTTTCGGCTCACCCATGCGATCGGTCGGATTCGTCCAGTGGTACTTCACCTGACCAAAACCCTTGCGTACCGCTTTAGTGATCATTTCACGGAAAAAAGGATTGCCGTAAACGTCTTGGGTATCCAACACACTGTCACCCACCAGCACCATAGAAGATCCGCCACTGGCAAGGAATTGGCCATCAATACCAAGAACAAACACATAGAGCTCACCATCTATATATTCGGCATCACTCATGAAGTCTTTTACGCTGTCGTCACCTTCTTTTTGAACGTGTACCACCGCTTTCGCCAACAAGGTTTTGGCTCTTCTTTCAGCGTCACTGACCACATGTGGCTCAGAAATATCGAGCACATTGACTGGCTTAATCTCTTTCTCGACTTCTGAATGCTCAGCACGCAATCCAATGCCGCTGACCACAGCAAACAAGGCGCAGCCAATAAGGATTATTCTGGATAGATTCATCGTTGTGTCTCCTAATAGCCGACTAAGGACGGTAGCCAAAGCGTGATTTGTGGGAAGAAAGCGATAACGAAAACGCCCACGACAGATGCAAGTACAAAGGGATGGATCTTCGCGGTGATCTGCTCGACCGTAGAGCCACCGATCCCCGAGGCGACAAAGATATTTTCACCGAGTGGAGGCGTAGCAAAACCTATCGAGAGCGTACACACCACCACGATACCAACGTGGGTAGGATCGGCGCCCAGCATGTACATGATTGGCAGCAGCACTGGCACAATGATCATGATCGCCGCCAAGGTTTCCATGAACATGCCGATGAACAGCAGCAAGGTGATCGTTAGTGCCCACACCATGTACATGTTGTCGGTGAAACTGAGTAATGATTCCGCCACAACAACTGGGATTTTTTGCTCGATTAACAAGCGACCAAATACCGTTGCAGCGAATAGAATCAGCAACACACGCCCGGTAATCCATGTGGTTGTCGATAATGATTTGATGGTGCTTTTGAACGATAACTCTCGGTGAATAAACACACCCACAAACAGCGAATAGAAAATTGCCACAACCGCTGACTCTGTTGGTGTGAACATACCGCTGTAGATACCACCAAGAATCAAGAATGGCGCTAATATTGACCATAAACCGCGGCGTAAGTAATGCCTTACATCACCAAACGACCATGTTTCGGTAAGCCCTTTATAGCCTTCACGCTTAGCAATAAAATAGTTAGTGACCACTAGCGTCGACGCCATAATGAAACCCGGCACAACCCCAGCAACAAACAGTTTTGGAATAGACAAAGAAGCAAACTGCCCATGCTGAGCAATGGCTTCTGGCGGTGCCATTAATCCCATCGCAGAAATGCCAAAGATAACCAAAGGGATGGATGGCGGAATGATGATGCCCAAGCCACCTGATGCGGCCGTTACTGCCGATGCGTAGCTCTTATCGTAGTCACGCTTAACCATCGCGGGCACCATCAACATGCCTACAGCTGCGGTTGTTGCAGGGCCTGAACCCGAGATAGCGCCAAAGAAAAGACACGCCATTACCGTTGCCGCGCCAAGGCCACCCGTTACTGGGCCAGCTAAGCTTTCGGCGATATCCACCAGACGTTTGGAGATCCCCGCCGCCTCCATTATTGCGCCAGCAAGAACAAAGGCTGGCAGCGCCATTAATGGGAAGTTACCCACCGAAGTAAACGCAATTTGTACCAAAGCGATGGGATTTTTGTCGAGCAACATATAGGCCGCCATTGAAGCGCCGGCCAGTGATACCGTGATTGGTGCACCTAGAATTAACAGGGTTAAGAAGCCACCAAATAAAATTAGAGTTAAATAGGATTCCATTATTACATCTCTCTATTACGACTATTCTCTGTGATGACTACTGCGCTGACTTTTGTGCCGTCATTTTTCGCAGCTCTTTGACTTCTGGATCTTCGTTGGTTGCGCCTTTGAATAAACGCTCGTAGTTGTTCCAGATAATCCGAATCATCATTAGGGAAAACGCGATAGGTAAAATCATGTAGAAATACTTCATCGGGATACCTGTCGTTTGAGATTTCCAAAACAGGTTCATTTTGTTAAACACGAAGTCGTAACTGAGGTAAACAAAGTAACCGTTGAAGCAGAGCCATAAGAAGTCAGCGATGGTTTCGCTAACGGTTTGTACGATTGGCGGAAAGAATTTGAAGTGAAAGCTCACTCGGTTATGAGCCGACATTTTGGCCGCTACAACCGCTCCCAAGTAAGCAAACCAAACGAACATGTAAGTGGCCACTTCATCACCCCAAGGTATGGAGTAATCAAAGAACTGACGAGTAATGATTTGTGTGAATAGCAATAGGACAAAGCTTGCGAGCAGCAGACAACAGGTATATTCCTCAATGTTGTTAAGGTGCTTTTTTATTGTTTTAGCGACTGACATATAACCTCCAATGTTGATTTCCACATGACAACCAGTCGCTCACGGTCCTAAAAAGATCAGGTACAGAACAGCTCAACGAGTACAGCCATGTAAATGCCCTATCTCACTGTTCTATCGCTAGGTGATTAGGTAGCGGAGAACAGCAGATAGGGCGAATCTAATCGTTACTTTCTACCTAGTAACTCAAGAACGTCGTCTAGCTTGTCTTTGCCCCCAATGCTTGAGTAGAACTTAGGCCAAACTGACTTAGTCACCTTGCTGATCCACTCTTGCTCGTTATCTGCTGGGTCGGTGAATACCATGCCTTTCGCTTGTAGTTCTTCACGGATTTTGTTTTCAGTATTTTCTAGATAAGCAAAGCTGTGCTCTGTCGCTTCCTGACCCGCTTCAAGAATGATCTTTTGCATCTCTGGAGTCTGTTGTTGGAAGACTGTTTCACTGACGATTAGCGGCTCAAGCGAGAAGATGTAGCGAATGTTGGTCACGTACTTTTGTACTTCATTGAACTTCATCGCATGCACAGTGATGTAAGGGTTATCTTGACCATCAACCACGCCTTGTTGCAGGCCGGTAAAGGTCTCAGACCATGCCATTGGTGTTGGGTTTACACCCCATGCTTGGTAAGAAGCAATCATGATTTCGTTACGAGGAACACGAATCACCAGTCCTTTAAGATCTTCTGGTGAAGCGACTGGCTTTTTCGAGTTAGTCAAAACCCTAAAGCCTGAATAAGCCCAACCAACGATGCGAACGCCAGCATCACGTATCGTGTTATCGACGAGGTCTTGGCCGACTTGGCCTTGAGTCAGTAGAACCGCTTCTTCTGCGCTTTGAATCACGTAAGGCATGGTCAGTAGACCAACAGTTGGAGAGAAAGGGGTTACGTTGTTGATCGCCAGTACAGAGAAGTCGAGTAAGCCGATTGCCGCATCGTTCACGGTGTCTTGCTCATTGCCTAATTGACCATTCGGGAACAGATCGATTTTTACTTTACCGTCTGTTTTTTGCTCCATCAGTTCAGAAAACGATGTCGCCAATTCCCACTGCGTACCACCAGCAGCATCGCCGATAGCCATTTTAAAATTCGCTGCTGCCGCGGTATGAGATAACACCGCTGTTGCTACAATGGTGACACCAGCAATAATTTTATTTTTAATAAATTTCATAGTCTTAACCTTTCCTATCGTACAGACTTCCTGCCTGTACTTTGCTCACAAGGTGACCTGGTACAACTTTCCCGGTCGTAGTTCTATTTCCCTATTTTGGAAACAATGTTCGAGTCGCGATTACAGCTTTTCATCCTTTAACGAATACCACTGATAAAGGAACCGCTGCCCCATTCTGCGAAACGGTGCAAACATCTCTGATTCCACCACTTCCCTCACGTTGGGGAACGGAAGTTTTGATTCAAATATTGGCAAGTCCAACTTGTGGCCTTCACCTGCGATCCACTGAGCGAGGCGCTTACCTGCTTGAGCGGAATACATCACGCCATTACCGCCATAACCCAGCGCGTAGAAGATGGATTGCTTGGGATTCGGCTGATAGATTCTCGGCATCATGTCGTGGCTAACATCCACCCAGCCCCACCATGAGTAGTCGATTTTGACCTGATCGAGAGACGGGAATTTTCGAGTTAAATCCGCTCTCAACATGTCTTCGTATTTCTTTTCAGGTGCGTTCTTGCCACTGATGGCACTGCGCGTCCCAATCTGTACTCGGTTATCGGGCAGCAGACGGTAGTAATGACGCAAGATTCGGGTATCTGTAATCACCTGATTGGTTTTGAAGTTACACGCGGCAATTTCGTCTTGAGTTAGCGGACGTGTCACCATCGAATTAGAAAGTACCGGCAACAAGCGATTCTTAAGCTCTGAATGCAAACCTTGGCTAGTGTATCCACCGGTACAAACACCGACAGAACGAGCCTTAACCACACCACCTGGCGTTTTCAGGTAATGAACACCGTTACGTGTTTCCCATCCCATCACAGGGCTTGCTGGGTGAACTTTTACGCCGAGTGCTCTCGCCTTTCTTAGATAACCAAACGCCAGTTTCCCAGCATGGATACCAATACCTTCTGGCTCATGCATTGCGCCTGCCGCTTCTTGGTCACCAACGTAATCGCGCTTTACGGTTTCCGCATCTAAGATCTGCGCATCGTAATCGAACGTGTCACGCAGCAACTTGGCTTCTTTCTCGAGTGTTGCCATCACTTTTGGACGGTGAGCGACATATAAATGGCCGCCCGGTTGTGGGTCACAATCAATGTCTTTGATTAGAGACTTAAAGGTGTTCATGCCATCGACGCATTCGCGGTGCATTTTTAGCGCAGTTTCTAATCCCCAGCGTTCAATCCACTGAGAACGCTTCAAACGCCCTGAAGCACACTGTGCCTGACCACCATTTCGGGTGCTGCATCCCCAACTCAAACGGTTGGCTTCAATCACTGTCGCTTTAATACCGTACATTTCAGCAAGGTGTATCGCGGTGCTTAGGCCCGTGTAGCCTGAACCGATAATCGCCACATCAACATCCATATCCGATGTAATTGGACCATCATCTTCAGGTGGTGCGCCTGCGGTATCTACCCAATAAGTCGGAGCGTATTCCTTACCGTGACCTGGGCTCTTGTCTTTAAGTGGATCGTATTTTGGATCGTATTTATCTTTTGCTTGGGTATTTTCTTTTGCTTGGGTGCTTTTCACCTTTGGCGGCACATCGGCTGCCGGTTGTTCCATTACTAAACTCATAATTCGACTCTCCTAGTCATAACACGTGAACGGGTTGTGGTTTCGTGTCTAGCTCTTGGGAGTGTTGTTAGGAGTCAAAAGAGGTCGTGTTTTACGGAAGGCATTTTTTACGCTGATTTTTCCATCTTTCAGAGTAAACACGTCGACCATGCGAGCTTCAATGACGCTGCCATCTGGGTTCGTCGCAGAAAACGTTGATTCACTCACTGCGCGGTCGCCACACACAAAGTGGACAGGGTCGCTCCAAGCCGCATCTGGAAAGTTCTGCCAAACCAATTCAAAGCTATTTCGAACCGCTTCGTACCCTTCGATAGTGTTTCCAAGCAAGCCTTCTCCTGCCACCGTGTGGAATACACAGTCTTCTGTCATGAAAGACATCAGCGCTTCAATATCATGGTTATTCCACGCATCACTAAAAGACTGTAAAAAGGCAGTATCGACTTGGTTTTCCAGCACGAATGTCGCTGCATTGGTTTGCATATTCATATTCCAGAATCCTTTATGTTTTCGTTATTGGTTTAAATTTCAGTAGCTTTGCGCCACTTTTTTATTAGAGTGTTTAAACTAGATCTGTGAAGATTTAACAACTTGATAACAAGGTTCATCACTCTAACTTCGAGTTAGGTTATAAACAATCTCTAAGCTCACAGATTTCATCTTTTTATAAATTAATTAGTGTTCTAATTTTATTTACTCAAATTTTCACTCACGATATAAGAGGTATAATTAAATTAGAACGTGTTAGCCTTTAGTCGAAATCAAAGTCTTGATGATACTTGCGACCATACTGTTCAAGTTGACGATCATGAGTATTAACTTGCAATTCGATATTGCCGTCACATTTATTTATGACTTGGTTGTTATCTGCATGTGCTTCGTTTTTTAAATCCGTTAGTTTCTCTTCGACATACTCTGTCGGTTCATTTAAAACATTCATGGATATTAACTCCTTTATCAGGTTTACTTTCACTGATGGAAGAATATGAACGGACACTAGACCGTTTGAATATTCTTTCTCATCGTACAAAGGCTGAATGGCATCATTGCCACCTTCCTTAAATGGGTGAATGGAATACCACTTGTCCTTGCGTGGTTCTTGCTGATCGCAGTCCGCCACATTAAATATCTGAGTTTTGTTGAGATCACACGGCGAGCTAAAAACACTAACTCGCTGATAATCAATAGCTTTAATTATGTTTATGCAGTCTTTACTTTGGCTGTGACACACCGACCAAAGCGCATTTAACAGGTTATCGGTCCATTCCAGTAAACGGGTGGGAAAACCCTGCTTCTTGGCTAAACACATCAATAACCAGTCATTTATGTCGTTAGAACTCAGCGAGTAACCACCGTAAACTCTCACTGTTGAAAGCAACTCTTGTTCGACACGGCGTATGTTCTTACGATTGGAACGGCCTAAACTTGGCATTAGATTATTATTTTCATAATCACACACGTTATACATCAAACCACGTTGGTCACTGCATTCAGTCATTAATGAATCGATTATTTTATACAGTTCTTCGAGCGTGCTTATATAATGTTTATTTTTCACAACATGCATACTACGATTCACTTAATTTAAATCCGGAAAAATCCAAATATCAACAACCCTATCAATCGATGATAAAAACCAACCAATAATAACGATTGATCAATAGTCAACGAGTGTCGTTATTGTATTTTTCTAAAATAATAATAGGTATATATATTCATAAACAAGTATCAGTAATAGAACCATTCACTAAGGCGCTATGAGTTAATGGTCGATTAATAATAGCGAGTAACAAAGTTTATATAGCTAGAACCACTTATGTTCCTAATAAATATTTAATTAGTGTTCTAATGTTTAACTGGAAATTATTGAACTAAGCGTTTACGTTCTTAACCTAAGTACTTGCCAATACCCGTTGGTATTGCCCGACCACATTCTCGATAGCACTTCCTCTAACACTCTCGAGATATCTGCGGCCGGACAAACTTCCTATGACTTATACGTAATCTTTGTATTTATCTAGGAAACGAACCGGTGTTGATAGTGCATCTCGGCGGAACGGGTCGCCCAATTCCTGAGTACACATGATTTCAATGATGGTTGTTTTGCCTTCGTTCATCTGCATGTCGATGGCTTTTTGCAAGGTTGGACCTACATCTTCTAGCTTATCAACCGTGATACCTTCAGCACCCATTGCTCGTGCAATCTCTGCAAAGCTTTGGTTCTCAAGTTCACCAGCAACAAAGCGTCGGTTATAGAAGTCGACTTGGTTCTTCTTCTCTGCACCCCATTGACGGTTGTGGAATACCACGGCTGTCACTGGAATGTTATGGCGAACACATGTCATGGTTTCCATTAGGCTCATGCCCCACGCACCGTCGCCTGCATAAGAGATAGCTGGGCGATGAGGTGCCGCTGCTTTCGCACCAATGATGGTCGGGAACGCGTAACCACAGTTACCGAAACTCATTGCAGCAAAGAAGCTACGTGGTTTTTCAAAGCGTAAGTAGCTGTTTGCCACTGAATTAATGTTACCGATATCTGTCGAGACCATTACGTCTTCAGGCATCGCTTTTTCTAGCTCACGCAATACTTGGCGAGGGTGTAGATATTCGCCACCAGAGAACGGAGTCTCGTGAGAGTTTTCTTCAATTATATCGAGGCTGAAAGAGTCACGTTCGTGTGTCCACTCATCAAGCTCTTTTTCCCAAAGTGCTTTCTCTGTTGCGACTGTATCTTGACGAGCGCCTTTGTTGTCATCACACAACAGTGCGCGGCCTTCCAACCTTTCAGATAGAGCAACTGCAGCTGCTTTCGCATCACCACAGATGCCAACAGAAATCTTCTTAACTAGGCCAAGCATCTTGTTGTCTGCGTCAATTTGAATGATTTTCGCGTTCTTCGGCCAGTAGTCCATGCCATGTTGAGGCAAAGTACCAAATGGACCAAGACGTGTACCCAAAGCAATAACTACATCCGCTTGAGCCATCAGTTTCATTGCAGCTTTCGAACCTTGGTAGCCTAGAGGGCCACACCATAATGGGTGACTCGCAGGGAAAGAGTCATTGTGCAGGTAGCTGTTCACTACAGGTGCACCTAGTCTTTCTGCTAATGCTGCACACTCTTGAACTGCATCTGCCATTACCACACCGCCACCAGAAATGATGACTGGGAATTTCGCTTCAGCAATCAGGTCTGCTGCTTCATTCAGAGACTTCTCGCCACCTGGACCACGGTCTAAACGCGCGGGTTTAGGGATCTCGGTTTGAGTTTCGCCGTAGAAGTAGTCACGTGGAATATTCAGTTGAGTTGGACCCATTTCACTCATTGCGCGGTCAAAGCATCGACCCGTGTATTCCGCCATACGGTCTGGGTGCGTTACGTGTCCTTGATACTTAGTAAACTCTTGGAACATTGGAAGCTGGTTACACTCTTGGAAACCACCTAAGCCCATTGTTTTAGTGCCTGTCTCTGGCGTCACAATGACGACCGGGCTATGTGCCCAGAACGCCGCTGCAATCGCAGTCACACAGTTACTAATACCCGGGCCATTTTGCCCGATAACTACGCCATGGCGACCCGATACACGAGAGTAACCATCTGCCATGTGAGCAGCACCTTGCTCGTGTACCACTGGGACCAATCGAATGCCAGCAGGAGCAAAGATATCCATTGCGTCCATAAATGCTGACCCCATGATGCCGAACATGTCGGTAACATCATTAGCAACCATAGTTTCAACGAACGCTTCTGATGGTGTCATTGTTACTGTGCCGGAAACAACCGTACGTTTTTCTTGCTCGCTCATTCTTCCATTCTCCTTGAGTTAAACAAAATTTCATTTTTCGGAATGAATTGTCTCTTTTTCGAATTCATTTTCACCTTAGTAGTAGAATTTTTGCGCGTCAACTTTTTGTATTAAATTGGAACAATTCATTCTAATTAATAAAACTGGATCACATTATTGGTAGTTTTTCGTACAAAAAGTGCCATTAACTTAAGCGGAGCTGTTAATAATCGATGACATATCGCGATAGCAGCGACAAGTGATGGGCTATATAGAGGGAAATATGATGAAAGAGGCGGAATTGATACCAACGCAACCAGTAAGTGTGAGAGAACGCTTTGGGATCGACAGCAATCTAACCGTGATGGCATTTGAACATGCGGGCGAATATGTGCCGAAAGTCGACCCTAATTACTGTTTTGACCCCGAAGTGACGCTGGCTATATTGGCGGGGTTCACCTCCAATCGTCGCACGCTGATTCAAGGCACACATGGGACGGGCAAGTCATCTCACATTGAACAAATCGCCGCGAGATTGAACTGGCCATGCTTGAGGATCAACCTAGACGGACACTTAAGTCGCTTGGATTTCATAGGTAAAGACAGCATCGTCATTAAAGACGGAATGCAGGTGACTGAGTTTAAAGAAGGTATTCTTCCGCAGAGCATTCAACAACCCATCGCACTGGTGTTAGATGAGTACGACGCTGGTCGCCCTGACGTGATGTTTGTGATTCAACAACTATTAGAGCAAGACGGGAAATACACCTCTTTAGAACAAAACCGAGTGATCACGCCTCACCCTTCTTTTCGCTTGTTTGCTACCTGCAATACGCTTGGCTTAGGTAACTTCTCCGGTTTGTA belongs to Vibrio cyclitrophicus and includes:
- a CDS encoding BCCT family transporter, which produces MSFKSKKYSIDSTDYQVGQDNVSKWGMDVHNTVFVASVGLSLLFIITLLALPPADAKAAIDSIKGAVLSKFDFLFMWGANIMLVFAVILAFSPLGKVRLGGEDATADYSMSSWIAMLFAAGMGIGLIFWGVAEPTAFFSNWFGTPLDAEPFTAAGRELALGATVFHWGFHAWAIYGMTALCLAYFVYNKGLPLSMRSVFYPILGERVWGKTGDVIDVLTVLVTLFGLATSLGLGGTQAASGISHVFGLDNNIFLQQSIIVLIMGLAIISVLRGMDGGVKFLSNLNMVIAFVFLGLIAVLNFTTVLDSVATAVTGYAKNIIALSQSSGREDTTWLHGWTVFYWAWWVAYAPFFGMFVARISKGRTVREFLLCVLIIPTLVTSAWMSIFGGVAIEQVINHVGQLGLDQGITDVSLSLFYMLDAYPFGSILSVIAVALIIVFFVTTLDSGSIVIDGMTAGGKLEVPVKQKVVWAVISGAIAMVMLWIGGTQSIQALQSITIIAALPFTIILLIGCVSLLKGLLTEVGKGQETVTQTTK
- a CDS encoding cache domain-containing protein, translating into MNLSRIILIGCALFAVVSGIGLRAEHSEVEKEIKPVNVLDISEPHVVSDAERRAKTLLAKAVVHVQKEGDDSVKDFMSDAEYIDGELYVFVLGIDGQFLASGGSSMVLVGDSVLDTQDVYGNPFFREMITKAVRKGFGQVKYHWTNPTDRMGEPKTTFFERVGDVIVAVGYYPERSSAAEAKRLLARAMTAIVESEQDSITEFNDTEGSFVEGDLYVFVMDMSSGKLLAHGVSPELVGRSHKEILSPDDKPILTEMLNLAKKNGRGVYTYRWLNPLSSKVETKHTYYRVIDNKLVGVGYYTNSNNT
- a CDS encoding TRAP transporter large permease codes for the protein MESYLTLILFGGFLTLLILGAPITVSLAGASMAAYMLLDKNPIALVQIAFTSVGNFPLMALPAFVLAGAIMEAAGISKRLVDIAESLAGPVTGGLGAATVMACLFFGAISGSGPATTAAVGMLMVPAMVKRDYDKSYASAVTAASGGLGIIIPPSIPLVIFGISAMGLMAPPEAIAQHGQFASLSIPKLFVAGVVPGFIMASTLVVTNYFIAKREGYKGLTETWSFGDVRHYLRRGLWSILAPFLILGGIYSGMFTPTESAVVAIFYSLFVGVFIHRELSFKSTIKSLSTTTWITGRVLLILFAATVFGRLLIEQKIPVVVAESLLSFTDNMYMVWALTITLLLFIGMFMETLAAIMIIVPVLLPIMYMLGADPTHVGIVVVCTLSIGFATPPLGENIFVASGIGGSTVEQITAKIHPFVLASVVGVFVIAFFPQITLWLPSLVGY
- a CDS encoding TRAP transporter small permease; the protein is MSVAKTIKKHLNNIEEYTCCLLLASFVLLLFTQIITRQFFDYSIPWGDEVATYMFVWFAYLGAVVAAKMSAHNRVSFHFKFFPPIVQTVSETIADFLWLCFNGYFVYLSYDFVFNKMNLFWKSQTTGIPMKYFYMILPIAFSLMMIRIIWNNYERLFKGATNEDPEVKELRKMTAQKSAQ
- a CDS encoding TRAP transporter substrate-binding protein, coding for MKFIKNKIIAGVTIVATAVLSHTAAAANFKMAIGDAAGGTQWELATSFSELMEQKTDGKVKIDLFPNGQLGNEQDTVNDAAIGLLDFSVLAINNVTPFSPTVGLLTMPYVIQSAEEAVLLTQGQVGQDLVDNTIRDAGVRIVGWAYSGFRVLTNSKKPVASPEDLKGLVIRVPRNEIMIASYQAWGVNPTPMAWSETFTGLQQGVVDGQDNPYITVHAMKFNEVQKYVTNIRYIFSLEPLIVSETVFQQQTPEMQKIILEAGQEATEHSFAYLENTENKIREELQAKGMVFTDPADNEQEWISKVTKSVWPKFYSSIGGKDKLDDVLELLGRK
- a CDS encoding FAD-binding oxidoreductase, with amino-acid sequence MSLVMEQPAADVPPKVKSTQAKENTQAKDKYDPKYDPLKDKSPGHGKEYAPTYWVDTAGAPPEDDGPITSDMDVDVAIIGSGYTGLSTAIHLAEMYGIKATVIEANRLSWGCSTRNGGQAQCASGRLKRSQWIERWGLETALKMHRECVDGMNTFKSLIKDIDCDPQPGGHLYVAHRPKVMATLEKEAKLLRDTFDYDAQILDAETVKRDYVGDQEAAGAMHEPEGIGIHAGKLAFGYLRKARALGVKVHPASPVMGWETRNGVHYLKTPGGVVKARSVGVCTGGYTSQGLHSELKNRLLPVLSNSMVTRPLTQDEIAACNFKTNQVITDTRILRHYYRLLPDNRVQIGTRSAISGKNAPEKKYEDMLRADLTRKFPSLDQVKIDYSWWGWVDVSHDMMPRIYQPNPKQSIFYALGYGGNGVMYSAQAGKRLAQWIAGEGHKLDLPIFESKLPFPNVREVVESEMFAPFRRMGQRFLYQWYSLKDEKL
- a CDS encoding nuclear transport factor 2 family protein, which gives rise to MNMQTNAATFVLENQVDTAFLQSFSDAWNNHDIEALMSFMTEDCVFHTVAGEGLLGNTIEGYEAVRNSFELVWQNFPDAAWSDPVHFVCGDRAVSESTFSATNPDGSVIEARMVDVFTLKDGKISVKNAFRKTRPLLTPNNTPKS